Proteins found in one Paenibacillus sp. FSL R10-2782 genomic segment:
- a CDS encoding sporulation protein YjcZ, translating to MSHCHPVSPVSCGGFGTSTGTILVLYILLVIILRTCWI from the coding sequence GTGAGCCACTGTCATCCTGTAAGCCCTGTTTCTTGTGGTGGATTTGGGACTTCGACCGGCACCATTCTCGTTCTTTATATCCTGCTCGTCATTATTCTCCGTACTTGCTGGATTTAA
- a CDS encoding toprim domain-containing protein — translation MTITVIVEGKNDRSKLRRLLDPEVHILCTFGTLNSVKLESLRKQVKHDEIYLFMDNDSSGKKIRGVLADSFPDAHHMYTRKGYAGVEGTPDEYVIAQLEKAGLEEYILYPTVP, via the coding sequence ATGACGATTACCGTTATCGTTGAAGGGAAAAATGACCGCAGTAAACTTCGTCGTTTACTTGATCCCGAGGTTCATATCTTATGCACCTTCGGCACGCTAAACTCAGTAAAACTGGAGTCCCTCCGCAAGCAGGTCAAGCATGACGAAATATACTTGTTTATGGACAATGACAGCTCAGGCAAAAAAATACGTGGTGTGCTTGCCGACTCTTTTCCAGATGCGCATCATATGTATACTCGCAAAGGATACGCAGGAGTCGAAGGTACTCCAGATGAATATGTCATCGCACAATTGGAAAAAGCAGGACTGGAAGAATATATTTTATACCCGACTGTTCCCTAG
- the cyoE gene encoding heme o synthase, translated as MDNISYKATSDTATYSVKSKPPGKAGTWKDFITVTKPGILRTNLVAAFGGFWLASQWDVDYIKLILTLLGTVLVMASSCVFNNYFDRELDLKMERTRNRSLPTGRLTPTTVLSYAIILGAVGLAVLFLFSGVKAGLLGVLGMFVYVGIYTLWLKRSSTWSTSIGGISGAMPPVIGYVAASGRIDMGAWLLFALLFLWQPPHFWALAIRRVEEYRAAGFPLLPVVKGIQRTKIQMIPYIVLLIPVPILMYAYGYAGMIFMIVSVLLSVLWAFYAFKGFTIKEEETDSWAKKVFFFSINHLTLSFLLMIVDTVHKF; from the coding sequence ATGGACAATATTAGTTATAAGGCTACTTCAGATACGGCTACCTATTCGGTTAAATCCAAACCACCCGGTAAGGCGGGTACATGGAAAGATTTTATAACAGTCACTAAGCCAGGCATTCTCCGCACTAATCTGGTTGCGGCATTTGGTGGTTTTTGGTTGGCCTCACAATGGGACGTTGACTATATAAAGCTGATTCTGACGTTGCTAGGTACCGTGCTGGTTATGGCGTCTTCTTGTGTTTTTAACAACTATTTTGATCGTGAACTGGATTTAAAAATGGAGCGTACACGCAATCGCTCACTGCCAACAGGGCGTTTGACTCCCACAACGGTATTGTCATACGCTATTATTTTGGGCGCTGTCGGGCTGGCTGTACTATTCCTTTTCTCTGGTGTCAAGGCAGGTTTGCTTGGTGTACTCGGCATGTTCGTATACGTCGGTATTTACACACTTTGGCTGAAACGATCATCCACATGGAGTACATCCATTGGCGGTATTTCGGGCGCAATGCCTCCTGTGATCGGCTATGTGGCTGCTTCGGGCCGTATTGATATGGGCGCATGGCTCTTATTCGCTCTTTTGTTCCTGTGGCAGCCGCCTCATTTTTGGGCACTTGCAATCCGCAGGGTCGAAGAATACCGCGCAGCAGGATTTCCATTATTGCCTGTCGTGAAAGGTATTCAACGTACTAAAATTCAAATGATTCCTTATATCGTGTTGCTGATTCCGGTACCGATCCTGATGTATGCTTATGGATATGCTGGCATGATTTTCATGATCGTTTCCGTGCTACTGTCCGTGCTCTGGGCATTTTATGCCTTTAAAGGTTTTACCATTAAAGAAGAAGAGACGGATTCCTGGGCTAAAAAAGTATTTTTCTTTTCCATTAATCATCTGACACTCAGCTTTCTGTTGATGATCGTGGACACGGTTCACAAGTTCTAA
- a CDS encoding metal-dependent hydrolase, protein MDTATHFVMGIGLAGLAYTDPAVAADPKLAGVILLATVVGSQAPDFDTLLRLRNNAAYIRNHRGLSHSIPFWLIWILSITGLIGLIFRDVPIEHVALWVTIAVCLHVFVDLFNTYGTQAFRPFTPQWISWNIIHIFDPFIFGTHVAAILLWITGLVSPAPLFITLYIITGLYYIWRSWSHFRTRNAVGNMDTERQPDDIYYIIPTVSWNRWHVVKAHQNGSYHIGGLNGKHLFWTKHAVPSTHPAVEASKSYRDVQAFRYFSSFAVAEVEELEWGYIVRWADVRYRHRRQYPFVAVVAMDKQFGLINSYIGWLSNEKMQKRLSLHTN, encoded by the coding sequence ATGGATACAGCCACACACTTTGTCATGGGGATCGGGTTGGCGGGGCTGGCCTACACCGATCCTGCCGTCGCCGCAGATCCAAAGTTGGCGGGGGTCATACTGCTCGCCACGGTCGTAGGGTCACAGGCACCGGATTTTGACACCTTGCTTCGATTAAGAAACAATGCAGCCTACATCCGCAATCATCGCGGACTGTCGCACTCCATCCCCTTCTGGTTGATATGGATCTTGTCTATAACAGGATTAATTGGCCTTATTTTCAGGGATGTACCTATCGAACATGTCGCCTTGTGGGTCACGATTGCTGTCTGCCTGCACGTGTTTGTAGATTTGTTCAATACGTACGGGACACAGGCATTCCGACCGTTTACGCCCCAATGGATATCATGGAATATTATTCACATCTTTGATCCCTTTATATTCGGCACCCATGTTGCTGCTATTCTACTGTGGATCACTGGACTGGTTTCACCAGCTCCCTTATTTATTACGTTGTACATCATTACAGGCCTGTACTATATTTGGCGCAGCTGGAGTCATTTCCGTACCAGAAATGCGGTAGGTAATATGGACACCGAGCGTCAGCCTGACGATATCTATTATATCATTCCCACGGTTTCATGGAATCGGTGGCATGTGGTAAAAGCTCATCAGAATGGAAGTTATCACATTGGTGGACTGAACGGAAAGCATCTTTTTTGGACAAAACATGCGGTTCCGTCCACACATCCGGCCGTAGAAGCATCCAAATCGTACCGTGACGTGCAGGCATTCCGCTATTTTTCTTCCTTTGCTGTTGCGGAGGTGGAAGAGCTGGAATGGGGTTACATTGTACGCTGGGCGGATGTTCGGTATCGGCATCGGAGGCAATATCCCTTCGTGGCCGTGGTCGCCATGGATAAGCAGTTTGGACTGATCAACAGCTACATCGGCTGGCTCAGTAATGAAAAGATGCAGAAACGCCTCTCCCTGCATACGAATTAA
- a CDS encoding alpha/beta-type small acid-soluble spore protein, giving the protein MSRRRSNNLQVPQANAALQQLKYEAAQELGITIPQDGYYGNVVSRETGSLGGYITKKLVQQAEQSLSGSGRMQ; this is encoded by the coding sequence ATGAGCAGACGTCGTTCAAACAACCTGCAAGTACCGCAGGCCAACGCCGCTTTACAACAATTAAAATATGAGGCCGCTCAAGAACTCGGCATCACAATCCCTCAGGATGGTTATTACGGTAACGTCGTTTCCCGCGAAACAGGCTCTCTCGGGGGATACATCACGAAAAAGCTGGTCCAACAAGCAGAGCAATCCTTGTCGGGCAGTGGCCGTATGCAGTAA
- the trpS gene encoding tryptophan--tRNA ligase produces MKTVLSGIQPSGQLTLGNYIGAMKNFVKLQEDHRCYFMVVDLHAITVPQEPAQLREQSEAVAALFIAAGINPEQSNVFLQSHVPQHAELGWLMTTLTHMGELERMTQFKDKSEGKDSVGAGLFVYPALMAADILLYNADLVPVGDDQKQHLELTRDLAGRFNHRYGDYFTVPEPYIPEVGARIMSLDDASKKMSKSNPNAGSHIALLDEPKVIRKKISRATTDSGSEVKYDPAGKPEISNLMGIYSQCTGLSLQEVQNRYEGQMYGTFKKELAEAVVATLEPIQQRYRDIRESGEIGRILAQSAERAQEAAEITLAAVKERMGFLPRKR; encoded by the coding sequence ATGAAAACTGTACTTTCAGGTATTCAGCCTAGCGGACAGCTTACTTTGGGCAATTATATCGGTGCAATGAAAAACTTTGTCAAGCTGCAAGAGGATCATCGCTGTTACTTTATGGTTGTAGACCTTCATGCCATTACCGTGCCGCAGGAACCTGCTCAATTGCGTGAACAGTCGGAGGCCGTGGCGGCATTATTTATTGCAGCAGGTATTAACCCCGAGCAATCCAACGTCTTTTTACAATCCCATGTACCTCAGCATGCGGAGCTGGGATGGTTGATGACAACCCTGACCCATATGGGCGAGCTGGAACGCATGACCCAGTTCAAGGACAAATCGGAGGGTAAGGACTCGGTAGGTGCGGGATTGTTCGTATATCCAGCGCTGATGGCAGCTGATATTTTGCTTTACAATGCGGATTTGGTTCCGGTAGGTGATGATCAAAAGCAGCATTTGGAGCTGACACGTGATTTGGCTGGTCGTTTCAATCACCGCTACGGAGATTATTTCACTGTTCCCGAGCCGTATATCCCTGAGGTGGGCGCACGAATTATGTCATTGGATGATGCCTCCAAAAAAATGAGCAAAAGCAATCCGAATGCGGGCAGCCATATCGCTCTGCTGGACGAACCGAAAGTCATTCGCAAGAAAATCAGTCGCGCTACCACTGATTCCGGCAGTGAGGTTAAATATGACCCGGCAGGCAAACCGGAGATCAGCAATCTGATGGGAATTTACAGCCAGTGCACCGGCTTGTCGCTTCAGGAAGTGCAGAATCGTTATGAAGGTCAAATGTACGGTACGTTCAAAAAAGAGCTGGCAGAGGCGGTTGTAGCCACCCTGGAGCCTATTCAACAGCGTTATCGTGACATCCGGGAATCCGGTGAGATTGGACGCATTTTGGCCCAGTCCGCAGAGCGGGCGCAAGAGGCGGCTGAAATCACGCTGGCCGCGGTCAAAGAACGTATGGGGTTTCTGCCCCGCAAGCGCTAA
- a CDS encoding aldose 1-epimerase: MKQVTKEHWNGYDTYVLHSPELEVTMIPRLGNNIISVRDLKLDRDIVRRPGEEELAFYLQKPYHFGLPILIPPGRIRKGQFEFDGVPYQFDRNTANDNHIHGLHRNQSWRCSDIEEDEEGCSVTTELLTESDPHWMEQFPIPLRLEMTYRLQGPVLSQTLRVTNLGDKAAPFGLGYHTWFMVDGEPERWRLKLPVNGIYEQDAEQLPTGIITPLNDLEPLSTGLSLKGTNLDTLLRASEGPAEALLTRDDGYQIRYTADEQYFKYWVLYTKGECDQYFCIEPYTLLPNAPNMHDPVGTSGLIRLEPQQSINLKTQVHMIYP, translated from the coding sequence ATGAAACAAGTGACCAAAGAACATTGGAATGGTTACGACACGTATGTTTTACATAGCCCTGAACTGGAGGTTACGATGATCCCCCGCCTCGGTAATAATATTATCTCGGTGCGTGATCTGAAGCTGGACCGGGATATCGTACGGCGACCTGGCGAGGAAGAACTGGCCTTTTATTTGCAAAAGCCGTATCATTTTGGCCTGCCGATTCTGATCCCTCCCGGCCGAATCCGCAAAGGACAGTTCGAGTTTGACGGTGTTCCCTATCAGTTTGATCGGAATACAGCCAACGACAATCATATACATGGGTTGCACCGAAATCAATCCTGGCGTTGCAGTGATATTGAAGAAGATGAGGAAGGCTGCAGCGTGACCACCGAGCTATTGACGGAAAGTGATCCGCACTGGATGGAACAATTTCCTATTCCCCTACGGCTGGAGATGACTTACCGTTTGCAGGGACCTGTATTGAGTCAAACGCTGCGTGTAACGAATCTGGGTGACAAAGCAGCCCCATTCGGCTTGGGATACCACACCTGGTTTATGGTGGACGGAGAGCCTGAGCGCTGGCGCCTGAAGCTGCCTGTGAATGGCATATATGAGCAGGACGCTGAACAGCTCCCAACAGGTATAATCACCCCTTTAAATGACTTGGAGCCGCTTTCTACGGGACTTTCCCTGAAAGGAACGAATCTGGATACGCTGCTGCGAGCATCGGAAGGACCTGCTGAGGCCCTATTGACCCGTGATGACGGTTATCAGATTCGCTACACAGCAGATGAGCAATACTTTAAGTATTGGGTGTTGTATACCAAGGGGGAATGCGATCAGTATTTTTGCATCGAGCCTTATACCTTGTTGCCTAATGCACCCAATATGCACGATCCTGTAGGAACGAGCGGACTGATTCGACTGGAGCCTCAGCAGTCCATTAACCTGAAAACTCAGGTTCATATGATATATCCGTAA
- a CDS encoding alpha/beta-type small acid-soluble spore protein, whose translation MYEANQGRGRRSNNLVVPQANNALQQLKYEAAQELGITIPADGYYGDMPSREAGSLGGYITKRLVQLAEQQLSGRSGQ comes from the coding sequence ATGTATGAAGCTAATCAAGGCAGAGGACGCCGTAGCAACAACCTGGTTGTACCTCAAGCCAACAATGCACTGCAACAATTGAAATACGAAGCTGCACAAGAGCTGGGCATTACCATTCCGGCAGACGGTTATTATGGTGACATGCCATCCCGTGAGGCTGGTTCTCTGGGAGGTTATATCACTAAACGCTTGGTACAGCTGGCCGAACAGCAATTATCAGGTCGTTCAGGTCAATAA
- a CDS encoding O-methyltransferase — MNEVGQLSLVRQMDIVFKELDDELAGLSSGTVFVQIRNNVVGKFGIRHNPIAGKGGTFGAVEPGLSVDHRADFRRMALDTLNHKRSWTHGEIAFDFAVRQGTILVDATLESNYNMANLMIRYNKPTYRAANSE, encoded by the coding sequence ATGAATGAAGTAGGTCAATTGTCGTTAGTAAGACAGATGGATATCGTATTTAAAGAACTGGATGATGAACTTGCGGGTTTGTCGTCAGGAACTGTATTTGTACAAATACGTAACAATGTGGTTGGAAAATTTGGTATCCGTCATAATCCGATTGCGGGTAAGGGAGGTACTTTTGGTGCGGTGGAGCCGGGGCTGTCTGTAGATCATCGGGCGGACTTCCGTCGTATGGCGCTGGACACACTAAATCACAAGCGGAGTTGGACTCATGGTGAAATTGCTTTCGATTTTGCTGTCAGACAGGGAACTATTCTGGTGGATGCTACGCTGGAATCGAACTATAACATGGCGAATCTCATGATCCGATATAATAAGCCTACATACCGAGCGGCTAATTCTGAATAA